One stretch of Paraburkholderia fungorum DNA includes these proteins:
- the rsmA gene encoding 16S rRNA (adenine(1518)-N(6)/adenine(1519)-N(6))-dimethyltransferase RsmA: MSTSRQQQGRHQGHIARKRFGQNFLVDMGVIDSIVDVIRPQRGERMVEIGPGLGALTAPLIERLATPETPLHAVELDRDLIGRLKTKFGDLLELHAGDALAFDFGSLAAPGDKASLRIVGNLPYNISSPLLFHLTSFADRVIDQHFMLQNEVVDRMVAEPGTKAFSRLSVMLQYRYVIDKQLDVPPESFNPPPKVDSAIVRMIPYELHELAPVNERVLGTVVTAAFSQRRKMLRNTLAEFRDSVDFDAIGFDLQRRAEDVPVSEYVRVAQIVAEKK, translated from the coding sequence ATGTCCACCAGCAGACAGCAACAGGGCCGGCACCAGGGTCATATCGCGCGCAAGCGTTTCGGTCAGAATTTTCTGGTCGACATGGGCGTGATCGATTCGATCGTCGACGTGATCCGGCCGCAACGCGGCGAGCGCATGGTCGAAATCGGACCGGGGCTCGGCGCGCTCACCGCGCCGCTGATCGAGCGCCTCGCTACGCCCGAAACGCCGTTGCACGCGGTCGAACTGGACCGCGATCTGATCGGGCGTCTCAAGACGAAGTTCGGCGATCTGCTCGAACTGCATGCGGGCGACGCGCTCGCATTCGACTTCGGTTCGCTGGCCGCACCTGGCGACAAGGCGTCGCTGCGTATTGTCGGCAATCTGCCGTACAACATTTCGAGCCCGCTGCTGTTTCACCTGACGTCGTTCGCGGATCGCGTGATCGATCAGCATTTCATGCTGCAAAACGAAGTGGTCGACCGGATGGTTGCCGAGCCGGGCACCAAGGCGTTCAGCCGTCTTTCGGTGATGCTGCAATACCGCTATGTGATCGACAAGCAGCTCGATGTGCCGCCGGAGTCGTTCAATCCGCCGCCGAAGGTCGATTCCGCGATCGTGCGGATGATCCCGTACGAATTGCACGAGTTGGCGCCCGTGAACGAGCGGGTGCTCGGCACGGTGGTGACGGCGGCGTTCTCGCAGCGTCGCAAGATGTTGCGCAACACGCTCGCGGAATTTCGCGATTCGGTGGATTTCGACGCGATCGGCTTCGATCTGCAACGCCGCGCGGAAGACGTGCCGGTTTCCGAGTACGTACGTGTCGCGCAGATCGTGGCGGAGAAGAAGTAG
- a CDS encoding M48 family metallopeptidase, with translation MQKSPTSQPAAALDNRQLDLPLFAEPGSTSSSPSPSAPLSSTGSPVEQRPAVLLAPDGSKLRSVTIGSRTLHYALKRSARRSIGFAIDSTGLTITAPRWVTLADIETAITEKQRWIFTKLIEWQTRVEQRALPKVDWKDGAEVPYLGQPVRVTLGAPQGMLAFNAKDAALQVPLPLQADPQQIKDRVQGWLQGEAKRLFGERLAIYSEKLGVNYRAYALSSAATRWGSCSSDGKIRLNWRLIHFPLSIIDYVVAHELAHLREMNHSPRFWQTVESIFPEFREARQTLKSHPPELLPTL, from the coding sequence ATGCAGAAGTCTCCCACGTCGCAGCCCGCTGCGGCGCTCGATAACCGGCAGCTCGATCTCCCGCTCTTCGCCGAGCCGGGGTCGACGTCGTCGTCTCCGTCACCGTCTGCGCCTTTGTCTTCAACGGGTTCACCGGTCGAGCAACGGCCAGCCGTACTGCTCGCACCCGACGGCAGCAAGCTGCGCAGCGTGACCATCGGCTCACGCACGCTGCACTACGCGTTGAAACGCTCGGCGCGTCGCTCGATTGGTTTTGCAATCGACAGCACCGGTTTGACCATCACTGCACCACGCTGGGTCACGCTCGCCGATATCGAAACCGCGATCACCGAAAAGCAGCGCTGGATTTTCACGAAACTGATCGAATGGCAAACGCGTGTCGAACAACGCGCATTGCCGAAAGTCGACTGGAAAGACGGCGCCGAGGTGCCGTATCTCGGTCAGCCGGTGCGGGTGACACTCGGCGCGCCGCAGGGCATGCTGGCGTTCAACGCAAAAGACGCGGCGTTGCAGGTGCCGTTACCGTTGCAGGCCGATCCGCAGCAGATCAAGGACCGCGTGCAAGGCTGGCTGCAAGGCGAAGCCAAGCGGCTGTTCGGCGAACGTCTCGCCATTTATTCGGAAAAGCTGGGCGTGAACTATCGCGCGTATGCGCTTTCGTCAGCGGCTACGCGCTGGGGCAGTTGTTCGAGTGACGGCAAGATTCGCCTGAACTGGCGACTGATTCATTTTCCGCTGTCCATTATCGATTACGTCGTCGCGCACGAACTCGCGCATCTGCGTGAGATGAATCACAGTCCGCGCTTCTGGCAAACGGTCGAATCGATTTTTCCGGAATTCCGCGAGGCGCGGCAGACGTTGAAGTCGCATCCGCCGGAATTGCTGCCGACGCTCTGA
- the gloA gene encoding lactoylglutathione lyase gives MRLLHTMLRVGDLDRSIAFYTELLGMKLLRREDYPDGKFTLAFVGYTDERDGTVLELTHNWDTPSYELGSGFGHLAVEVEDAYAACDKIKAQGGTVVREAGPMKHGTTVIAFVTDPDGYKIEFIQKKK, from the coding sequence ATGCGCCTGCTTCATACCATGCTCCGGGTCGGCGACCTGGACCGCTCAATTGCCTTCTACACCGAATTGCTCGGCATGAAACTGCTGCGCCGCGAAGACTATCCGGACGGCAAATTCACGCTGGCGTTCGTCGGCTACACCGATGAACGCGACGGCACCGTGCTTGAACTGACGCACAACTGGGACACGCCTTCGTACGAACTCGGCAGCGGGTTCGGCCACCTCGCGGTGGAAGTCGAAGACGCCTATGCTGCGTGCGACAAGATCAAGGCGCAAGGCGGCACGGTCGTGCGCGAAGCCGGCCCGATGAAACACGGCACCACCGTGATTGCTTTCGTCACCGACCCGGACGGCTACAAGATCGAGTTCATCCAGAAGAAAAAGTAA
- the pdxA gene encoding 4-hydroxythreonine-4-phosphate dehydrogenase PdxA has product MTSAAKPSSLPLQIAITTGEPAGVGPELTAQALAGAAAHWPNAQFTVLGDANLLAERAQAVGVDWTALVADGKRVRVQHTALGAPSVAGKLNAANGRYVLDLLDSAIDGAVAGTFDAIVTAPLQKSTINDAGVPFTGHTEYLAERTHTPRVVMMLAGTGKRPLRVALATTHLPLKDVSAALTIESILETLAIVDRDLRNHFGLPAPRILVTGLNPHAGENGYLGREEIDVISPALKRANDQGIDARGPYPADTLFQPRYLEQADCVLAMFHDQGLPVLKYATFGEGINITLGLPIIRTSVDHGTALDLAGTGRADSGSLIAAIDTAVSMAQHRRTS; this is encoded by the coding sequence ATGACAAGCGCCGCCAAGCCCTCCAGCCTGCCCTTGCAGATCGCGATCACGACCGGCGAACCTGCCGGCGTCGGCCCCGAACTGACGGCGCAGGCACTGGCCGGCGCAGCGGCGCACTGGCCCAACGCGCAATTCACCGTGCTGGGCGACGCCAACCTGCTCGCCGAACGCGCGCAAGCCGTGGGCGTCGATTGGACTGCGCTGGTGGCGGACGGCAAGCGCGTGCGCGTGCAGCATACGGCGCTCGGCGCGCCGTCGGTGGCGGGCAAGCTGAACGCCGCCAATGGCCGCTACGTGCTCGATCTGCTCGATAGCGCGATCGACGGCGCGGTGGCTGGCACCTTCGACGCGATCGTTACCGCGCCGCTGCAAAAAAGCACGATCAACGACGCTGGTGTGCCGTTCACCGGCCACACCGAATATCTGGCCGAGCGCACCCACACGCCGCGTGTGGTGATGATGCTGGCCGGCACCGGCAAGCGGCCGCTGCGCGTGGCGCTCGCGACCACGCATCTGCCGCTGAAGGACGTTTCCGCTGCGTTGACGATCGAGAGCATTCTCGAGACGCTTGCGATCGTCGATCGCGATTTGCGCAATCACTTCGGCTTGCCCGCGCCGCGTATCCTCGTGACGGGGTTGAACCCGCACGCGGGCGAAAACGGTTACCTGGGGCGCGAGGAAATCGACGTCATTTCGCCGGCGCTCAAGCGCGCGAACGATCAGGGTATCGACGCGCGTGGTCCGTATCCGGCTGATACGCTGTTTCAACCGCGTTATCTGGAACAGGCCGACTGCGTGCTGGCCATGTTCCACGACCAGGGCCTGCCGGTGTTGAAATACGCGACGTTTGGCGAAGGCATCAACATCACGCTCGGCTTGCCGATCATCCGCACGTCGGTCGATCACGGCACCGCGCTCGATCTCGCCGGCACTGGCCGCGCCGATTCGGGCAGCCTGATCGCCGCGATCGACACGGCGGTGTCGATGGCGCAACATCGTCGCACCAGCTGA
- the gmhB gene encoding D-glycero-beta-D-manno-heptose 1,7-bisphosphate 7-phosphatase, giving the protein MPTKKVVILDRDGVVNVDSDAFIKSPDEWVALPGSLEAIARLNQAGYRVAIATNQSGIGRGLFDMNALNAMHLKMHRMAAAVGGRIDAVFFCPHTAEDHCECRKPKPGMLKMINERFEVEPANTPVVGDAIRDLQAGAALGHPTHLVLTGKGRKTLANGNLPEGTIVHDDLRAFALDFLANAQE; this is encoded by the coding sequence ATGCCGACCAAAAAAGTGGTGATCCTCGACCGCGACGGCGTGGTGAACGTCGACTCCGACGCGTTCATCAAGTCGCCGGACGAATGGGTCGCCCTGCCCGGTTCACTCGAAGCAATCGCCCGGCTGAACCAGGCCGGTTATCGCGTGGCGATCGCGACCAACCAGTCGGGCATCGGCCGTGGGCTGTTCGACATGAACGCGCTCAACGCGATGCATCTGAAAATGCATCGCATGGCGGCGGCAGTCGGCGGGCGCATCGACGCGGTGTTTTTCTGCCCGCATACGGCGGAAGATCACTGCGAATGCCGCAAGCCGAAGCCCGGCATGCTGAAGATGATCAACGAACGTTTCGAAGTCGAACCGGCCAATACGCCGGTCGTCGGCGACGCGATCCGCGATCTGCAAGCGGGCGCGGCGCTCGGCCATCCGACTCATCTGGTGCTCACGGGCAAGGGCCGCAAGACACTTGCAAACGGCAACCTGCCTGAAGGCACGATCGTTCACGACGACCTGCGAGCGTTCGCGCTCGACTTCCTCGCCAACGCCCAGGAGTGA
- a CDS encoding lysophospholipid acyltransferase family protein, translated as MRFIRSFLLLIYFVLFTVPYATACFIAFPFMRADNRYWMAAGWCRATLNTVRWLNGIRYRIEGFENLPDGPAVLLSKHQSAWETLAFPALMPKPLCYVFKRELLYVPFFGWALGMLKMVHIDRKEGKYAFDSVIKQGKARMAEGAWVIMFPEGTRTPTGKKGKYKTGGARFAIATGAPVVPIAHNAGRVWPRNSFLKYAGIVTVSIGKPIETTGLTPDEVNTRVEQWIEAEMRRIDPTAYRAAESDSAAAPI; from the coding sequence ATGCGCTTCATTCGTTCGTTCCTGCTGCTGATTTACTTCGTGCTGTTCACGGTGCCTTACGCGACCGCATGCTTCATCGCGTTCCCGTTCATGCGCGCCGACAATCGTTACTGGATGGCTGCCGGCTGGTGTCGCGCGACGCTGAATACGGTGCGCTGGCTCAACGGTATCCGCTACCGGATCGAGGGCTTCGAGAACCTGCCCGATGGTCCGGCGGTGCTGTTGTCGAAGCATCAATCCGCGTGGGAAACGCTCGCGTTCCCCGCGTTGATGCCGAAGCCGTTGTGCTACGTGTTCAAGCGCGAATTGTTGTACGTGCCGTTCTTCGGCTGGGCGCTCGGCATGCTGAAGATGGTTCATATCGATCGCAAGGAAGGCAAGTACGCGTTCGATTCCGTCATCAAGCAAGGCAAGGCGCGGATGGCGGAAGGCGCCTGGGTCATCATGTTTCCGGAAGGCACGCGTACGCCCACTGGCAAGAAAGGCAAATACAAAACCGGCGGTGCGCGCTTCGCGATCGCAACCGGCGCACCGGTCGTGCCGATCGCGCACAACGCCGGACGCGTATGGCCGCGCAACTCGTTTCTCAAATATGCGGGTATAGTCACAGTGTCCATCGGCAAGCCGATTGAGACGACGGGGCTCACGCCCGACGAAGTGAACACGCGCGTCGAACAGTGGATCGAAGCTGAAATGCGCCGTATCGATCCCACTGCGTATCGCGCGGCGGAAAGCGATTCCGCCGCCGCACCAATCTGA
- a CDS encoding nuclear transport factor 2 family protein translates to MNNDNPYFKELDDIHVEIQALFDGSADDGALQRIVARFAPQFTLVMPSGAALDHAGLRETFAKLRGARPGSQITIRDMEIVAEYPSGAVVKYREYQRDNTGNANVRRSTAVLDLDAQGKVTWRHLQETFCAE, encoded by the coding sequence ATGAACAACGATAATCCCTACTTCAAAGAACTCGACGACATTCACGTTGAAATTCAGGCATTGTTCGACGGCTCCGCGGACGATGGCGCGCTGCAGCGAATCGTGGCGCGCTTCGCGCCGCAATTCACGCTGGTGATGCCGTCCGGCGCCGCTCTCGATCACGCCGGCTTGCGTGAGACTTTCGCGAAGTTGCGCGGCGCGCGCCCCGGCTCGCAGATCACGATTCGCGACATGGAGATCGTCGCGGAGTATCCGTCGGGCGCGGTGGTGAAGTACCGCGAGTATCAGCGCGACAACACGGGCAATGCGAACGTGCGGCGCTCGACGGCGGTGCTGGATCTCGACGCGCAGGGCAAGGTGACGTGGCGTCATCTGCAGGAAACGTTCTGCGCGGAATGA
- the glyS gene encoding glycine--tRNA ligase subunit beta, which translates to MTQPHQATLLVELLTEELPPKALARLGDAFAEGIAQRLAARDLIDGDVSFERYATPRRLAVTIKNVRAVAPEKHVREKVLPVSVALDKDGQPTAPLAKKLAALGFPDFSVNDLERAQDGKAEAFFLRYAAPGATLADGLQEALNETLTKLPIPKVMTYQRPDGTNVQFVRPVQRLTALHGDEVVPVSALGIDADDTTLGHRFLSDGLVAIQHADAYAETLMHKGRVVANFVDRKETIRTHLLAQANGDQVVMPESLLDEVTSLVEWPVVYSCNFEDEFLQVPQECLILTMQTNQKYFALTDASGKLRSRFLIVSNIETSTPGDIVEGNERVVRPRLADAKFFFEQDKKKPLAERVPLLANVVYHNKLGSALQRVERVEALAGAVAQMTGADVALATRAARLAKADLITDMVGEFPELQGTMGTYYARHDGEPEEVALACSEHYQPRFSGDALPATATGTVVALADKLETLVGIWGIGLQPTGEKDPFALRRHALGVLRILVEKQLPVDFVELLRAAYAQFAAVPNVADSTQAIYEFSMDRLRGLLRERGYAAGEIDAVLALNPTRLDDIVARLDAVREFATLAEAASLAAANKRISNILKKSEGGATGGVQVTLLIESAEKALHAQLEQVAPRVQTQLAARDYTGALTALAALREPVDTFFNDVMVNAEDPALRANRLALLGALHQQMNCVADISRLAA; encoded by the coding sequence ATGACTCAACCCCATCAAGCTACCCTGCTCGTCGAGCTGCTCACCGAAGAACTGCCGCCGAAAGCGCTCGCGCGTCTCGGCGATGCATTCGCCGAAGGCATTGCGCAGCGCCTCGCGGCGCGCGACCTGATCGACGGCGACGTGTCGTTCGAACGTTACGCAACGCCGCGCCGTCTCGCGGTCACGATCAAAAACGTCCGCGCAGTTGCGCCGGAAAAACACGTGCGCGAAAAAGTGCTGCCGGTTTCCGTCGCACTCGACAAGGACGGTCAACCCACCGCACCGCTCGCGAAGAAACTCGCGGCGCTCGGCTTCCCCGATTTCTCGGTGAACGATCTGGAGCGCGCGCAGGACGGTAAAGCCGAAGCGTTCTTCCTGCGCTATGCCGCGCCGGGCGCGACGCTCGCCGACGGCCTGCAGGAAGCGCTCAACGAAACGCTCACCAAGCTGCCGATTCCGAAGGTCATGACCTATCAGCGTCCGGACGGCACGAATGTGCAGTTCGTGCGTCCGGTGCAGCGTCTGACCGCATTGCACGGCGACGAGGTCGTGCCGGTCAGCGCACTGGGCATCGACGCGGACGACACCACGCTCGGCCATCGCTTCCTGTCTGACGGCCTCGTGGCGATCCAGCACGCGGACGCGTACGCTGAAACGCTGATGCACAAAGGCCGCGTGGTCGCGAATTTCGTCGACCGCAAGGAAACGATCCGCACGCATCTGCTCGCGCAAGCCAATGGCGACCAGGTGGTGATGCCCGAATCGCTGCTCGACGAAGTGACATCGCTGGTCGAATGGCCGGTGGTCTACTCGTGCAATTTCGAGGACGAGTTCCTGCAGGTGCCGCAGGAATGCCTGATCCTCACGATGCAGACGAACCAGAAATATTTCGCGCTGACCGATGCAAGCGGCAAGCTGCGCTCGCGCTTCCTGATCGTGTCGAACATCGAAACGTCGACGCCGGGCGATATCGTCGAAGGCAATGAACGTGTGGTGCGCCCGCGTCTGGCCGACGCGAAGTTCTTCTTCGAGCAGGACAAGAAGAAGCCGCTCGCCGAGCGCGTGCCGCTGCTCGCGAACGTCGTGTATCACAACAAGCTGGGGTCGGCGCTGCAACGCGTCGAGCGCGTCGAAGCGCTGGCGGGCGCCGTCGCGCAGATGACCGGTGCAGACGTGGCGCTCGCCACGCGTGCCGCGCGTCTCGCCAAGGCCGACCTGATCACCGACATGGTCGGCGAATTCCCAGAGCTGCAAGGCACGATGGGCACGTACTACGCGCGCCACGATGGCGAGCCGGAAGAAGTCGCGCTCGCGTGTTCGGAACACTATCAGCCGCGTTTCTCGGGCGACGCGTTGCCCGCCACCGCGACCGGCACGGTCGTCGCGCTGGCCGACAAGCTCGAAACGCTGGTCGGCATCTGGGGCATCGGCCTGCAACCCACCGGCGAGAAAGACCCGTTCGCGCTGCGCCGTCATGCGCTCGGCGTGCTGCGTATCCTCGTCGAGAAGCAACTGCCGGTCGACTTCGTCGAACTGCTGCGCGCCGCTTACGCGCAATTCGCCGCAGTGCCGAATGTCGCCGATTCGACGCAAGCCATCTACGAATTCAGCATGGACCGCCTGCGCGGTCTGCTGCGCGAGCGTGGCTACGCGGCCGGTGAAATCGACGCGGTGCTGGCACTGAACCCGACCCGTCTCGACGACATCGTCGCGCGTCTCGACGCTGTGCGCGAGTTCGCGACGCTGGCCGAAGCGGCATCGCTCGCGGCGGCCAACAAGCGCATCTCGAACATCCTGAAGAAGTCGGAAGGCGGCGCGACCGGTGGCGTGCAGGTCACGCTGCTGATCGAATCGGCGGAAAAGGCATTGCATGCGCAGCTCGAACAGGTCGCGCCGCGCGTGCAGACGCAACTCGCCGCACGCGACTACACGGGCGCGCTCACCGCGCTCGCCGCGTTGCGTGAACCGGTCGACACGTTCTTCAACGACGTGATGGTCAACGCCGAAGATCCGGCGTTGCGCGCTAACCGTCTGGCGTTGCTCGGCGCACTGCATCAGCAGATGAACTGCGTCGCCGACATTTCCCGACTCGCTGCCTGA
- a CDS encoding porin, with the protein MRNLSRWLATVVPVTLASLNGQAAHAQSSVTLYGVVDESVRYLTNVNKAGDSSIGLGVGGLTQSRWGLKGVEDLGGGWSTFFKLENRFYINSGQSDPTLPFFNEAQVGVRSNSFGQVILGRQYNVMIEGITIGGYGSNLWIPYDFSFQPEVTMTGGIWTSNQVQYQAKYNGFNFAAGYAFGGNAGNSYGSQVGAAAAYAPAGGPFSIGGAYEESKDSLNGAALKAWTFGGSYTWNHTRLSAGYIVNQRDAGFSNFADGPFSAPVLAALKYTDFARRRMIMGGITQQVGNAWHFAANVWRTLQDGTTAEKDGSAWQYQLVADYNLSKRTDVYLEGDYSLYRGDLIGAQLQGINGIGLAQKSTQLGLMAGLRHQF; encoded by the coding sequence ATGAGAAACCTGAGCAGGTGGCTGGCAACCGTCGTGCCGGTGACGTTGGCGTCGTTGAACGGTCAGGCCGCGCACGCGCAGTCCAGTGTGACGCTCTACGGTGTCGTCGACGAAAGTGTTCGCTATCTGACCAACGTGAACAAAGCGGGCGATTCGTCGATCGGACTCGGCGTGGGCGGCCTCACGCAAAGCCGCTGGGGCCTGAAAGGCGTCGAGGACCTGGGCGGCGGATGGTCGACCTTCTTCAAACTCGAAAACCGCTTTTACATCAACAGTGGACAAAGCGATCCCACGCTGCCGTTCTTCAACGAAGCGCAAGTGGGTGTGCGCTCGAATTCGTTCGGCCAGGTGATCCTCGGGCGGCAGTACAACGTGATGATCGAAGGCATCACGATCGGCGGCTACGGCAGCAATCTTTGGATTCCGTACGATTTCAGCTTCCAGCCTGAAGTCACGATGACCGGCGGCATCTGGACCAGCAACCAGGTGCAGTATCAGGCGAAATACAACGGCTTCAATTTCGCGGCGGGTTACGCGTTCGGCGGCAATGCGGGCAATTCGTACGGCAGCCAGGTCGGCGCGGCCGCCGCTTATGCGCCTGCGGGCGGTCCGTTCAGCATCGGCGGCGCGTACGAGGAATCGAAGGATTCACTCAACGGCGCGGCATTGAAAGCGTGGACGTTCGGCGGTTCGTACACGTGGAATCACACGCGCTTGTCGGCGGGCTATATCGTCAATCAGCGCGATGCGGGCTTTTCCAATTTCGCGGACGGACCGTTTTCCGCGCCCGTGCTGGCCGCGCTCAAATACACCGATTTCGCGCGACGCCGGATGATCATGGGCGGCATCACGCAGCAGGTCGGCAACGCGTGGCACTTCGCCGCCAACGTGTGGCGCACGCTGCAGGACGGCACGACCGCCGAGAAGGACGGCTCGGCGTGGCAGTATCAACTGGTTGCCGACTACAACCTGTCAAAGCGCACCGACGTCTATCTGGAAGGCGATTACTCGCTGTACCGGGGCGATCTGATCGGCGCGCAACTGCAAGGCATCAACGGGATCGGGCTCGCACAGAAAAGTACGCAACTCGGCCTGATGGCGGGGCTGCGGCATCAGTTCTGA
- a CDS encoding DMT family transporter: protein MSTTALPARRAPDSFAILLMVGLCAIWGLQQVAIKSTNAALPPVFQAGLRSAIAAVLVWGWARSRGTPLFRDDGTLGAGLLAGMLFAAEFVCIFLGLTLTSASRMAVFLYTAPCFTALGLHWFVDGERMRRVQWIGIFVAFAGMSLAFADGFLHGHPARGSTLSGGAGDALGVLAGIAWAATTVVVRATRLAQSSASKTLLYQLTVSAVVLLALALGLGQVRVETVTPLALASLAYQAVVVAFVSYLVWFWLLTRYIASRLSVFSFLTPLFGVTFGVLLLGESFSLRFLMAAVLVLTGIALVNAPTRR from the coding sequence ATGAGCACCACCGCCCTACCCGCACGCCGCGCCCCGGATAGTTTCGCGATCCTGTTGATGGTCGGCCTGTGCGCGATCTGGGGACTGCAGCAAGTGGCGATCAAGAGCACGAACGCGGCGCTGCCGCCGGTGTTCCAAGCGGGCTTGCGCTCCGCGATTGCGGCCGTGCTGGTGTGGGGTTGGGCGCGCTCGCGCGGCACGCCGCTGTTTCGCGACGACGGCACGCTGGGTGCGGGCCTGCTCGCGGGCATGCTGTTCGCCGCCGAGTTCGTCTGCATCTTTCTCGGACTGACGCTCACCAGCGCGTCGCGCATGGCGGTTTTTCTATACACGGCACCGTGCTTTACGGCGCTGGGCCTGCACTGGTTCGTCGACGGCGAACGGATGCGGCGAGTTCAGTGGATCGGCATCTTCGTCGCGTTCGCGGGGATGTCGCTGGCATTCGCCGACGGCTTCCTGCATGGGCACCCCGCGCGCGGCTCGACGCTCTCGGGCGGGGCCGGGGACGCGCTCGGCGTACTGGCCGGCATCGCATGGGCCGCGACGACCGTGGTGGTGCGTGCAACGCGCCTCGCTCAATCGAGCGCGAGCAAGACGCTGCTGTATCAATTGACGGTGTCGGCGGTGGTGTTGTTAGCGCTGGCGCTCGGGCTCGGCCAGGTTCGCGTGGAAACCGTGACGCCGCTGGCGTTGGCCAGTCTCGCGTATCAGGCGGTGGTGGTGGCGTTCGTCAGCTATCTGGTGTGGTTCTGGCTGCTGACGCGCTATATCGCGTCGCGTCTGTCGGTGTTTTCGTTTCTGACGCCACTGTTCGGCGTGACGTTCGGCGTGCTGCTGCTCGGTGAGTCGTTCAGCTTGCGCTTTCTGATGGCTGCCGTGCTGGTGCTGACCGGGATCGCGCTGGTCAATGCGCCTACCAGACGCTGA